aattcaatttccaaCTAAAGTATCGGATCAAGGCTGTATTCACGCGACAACTGGAAACTTCCAGACTAGATCTATGGTACAAAGAGACAAAGAACCACAAAGGCTCTATGGTGAGCGAAGCCCATTACGAGGTTCAATGACATGTTACAAAACATGATGCTAAAGATGTTGCTGACCCTAGCAGTATGCaagacgcgtgtcatatgacCTTCATAATGGGCCTTactcaccatggagtctctgcGGCTCAGTGGAAGAGCATCCGAGCGTGGAATCCGAAGGTGTGAGGTACGATTCCCCATAGGgcctcagaatttttccttgtcccacgttcgtgacgaaaaaaacatctttctctatttctttaccgaactaaaatttatcatatttttcgTTATTCTACTAACTATTTGAATtgttaaaaatatcttttcaaGACATGAaacaatgcattttttttacccATAGGTCTACTGCGAATTGACAACAGACGGTAGAGGCTAGACTCTCATTGCCCGCTGAACAGGTCATATGACAAGTGAAAAATTTGCACAGtacgtcacgcaatacattaAGCTGGGTTTATCCAGTAGATTTGGATGGTCGCAAGGAAGTTTTGGGGTTGTGGCTCAAAACCGTTGCGGTCCATAACAGCGTAAAACCATTAATGATGAAAACAGATTGGCTGAAAGGAGGGCTTGTCCATCGCGTTTTGTGTGCTAAATCTCGGAAGAAACTGCCAGAACTCCTTCAGAGTTTATATACATTTTTAACGCGTTTATGTGTCtttttaagcaacgcgatatgtctgtaaTGACCGGTGTGCCAAATTTTATGCTTTAATTtcgatcttctccacactgtgcgtagttcatgacctgatatttcaacgaaaattatcgaggaggcgccttccgatcacctctgtttgttttgtaagtcacgcaagcgcgcaagcgttacgactgatcacgtttacgcaacgttcAAGGACAACTCGGCATCCATTCTCCGTTCAATTGTTAccaaaacctaaaatcctcaacgtagaagataaaaaaacaaattttgaacggtcaaaaggagatcttggtcaatgttcagaattatgcaaatatcTTTGACATGAGGGTAAGCGAGTAAGTAccatggatttgcgttgtttttaagatgttggtggatggaagctacagatatacccgcgggtttgaggcaatcggtGACTGTTGGtttataaactatgcactgatatgcttttttagcccgattaaAGCCtgtattttgagaattctttagTACAAAATGGTAAGTtttttatatgcaaattaaggtcgtagagaagggtctcctccgatcacgctggtatgaaaaatatttcagctgaagtttccatattttgtctgtgaactaactgaatacatcttgtaacttgtagcaagacagaattccgtgagctacattattacagtcgctgcgcgctggacataatctgtgaaatttacgcttccgatcgctgtccacaggggtggtctaaccaaaaatcatttttggcttgtggcgacgtAGAggaagagaattggagaacaactaaacaactttttaaataaatgtcctaAACTCTGTTCTGGAGCAAAAAATATGAGAAACATTTTTGgcccgacgggaagtcgagaaGACTGCTATTAGCGAGAGTGGAACTTAACAAGAAAGATGTTCGGAATTGCGCCTGAATGTTTctcggcaaaaaaaaaaaacatgctaaACAATCACCTTTCAAAATCATTAGCGTGGGTTGTTAACTGATCTATCCTAAGCGGCATGGACAACCACGCTTTAAATAATTTGTTATGCTAAAAAGccaaataacattaaaaatttaccGTTCTGCGttacagaaacaaacaaatcacCTTTCAAAGTCATGAGCGTGGGGATATCTGATCTATCTTAAGCGGCATAGACAATCACactataaataatttatttcaccAGAAACGCCaaatagctttaaaatttattgcttTGCGCTGCAGAAACAAACGAGGGCGGTGGTCCTGTAATAGTCGTCGAATTAGGACCCACAACCTTGATGTCCAGTCGCGCAACATCCTAAAATCCTCAGCAGTGTGCGAATATTCTGTCGCTGTATATATTTCAGTCGTATGCGATGTATTTTAAAGAACAAGGCCTCATTTTCACGATGCTTCCCTTTGGTTTTACGTCTGTTCTTTTGTTCACATGGTTTCATTGCCGGGCTGTTGCAGACGAAGgtgatataattattatcatgttACTAGTTATATAGTAAACTGGATATTTTTGCTGGAATAGCATTCAAAGCTTTTAGATGAACTATATTTTCGGTTCATTTTTGGTAATGCTTAAAATTGTTACCAAAACACACATTAACTGTTCATCACAATACAGCAGAGTCCTATCATGAGATGGTTAACAACTTTATGGAGAGAGCATTGATATAGATAATGTTTctgagaataacagaaaaatataagaggaggaagaaagaaaaggaaaagaggagTAGAGAAGCATGAGTGAAAATTTGATTATCTATACATTTGATTCAAAGTTGCATATTCTTGAAAAGTGCTACAACTGTTTCGTCCCGACAAAGAGACAataagtttgaaagaaatcaactTCTACTGAAAATTAAGAAAGGAGCATCTTAAGAACACTCATAATGTTGAAGAATCCATGATGATAAATCTGTTTCATCGATCCCTTTGCTGAATTttcttattgttattgttgtcatAAAGAGTATAAGAAATATCTTTTCGTGAAAGCTAGCCAGCTCTAACTGGTTTATTTTCGGAAGTCACATATGATGTTAGATTTTGTCAGTTTACAAATGCAAGATAGCAGAGAAAAACAGGCTTGGTATAATATAAAGGAGGTAattctctaaagaaactgtggtgctgcgtcggtgagagagtgtaacagggaaatttagtgttatcaactgagttgaaaacgtaaattggccaccgtaaagagttttaagactgccgtttcgagcgtcagcccttcttcagagcgatgGACAAGGGGCGCTGAaaaagagctaacgctcgaaacgtcagcctctaaactctttacggtggccaatttacgttttgaAATCAATCAATAACACTAAACTACCTTGGTGTAATATAATTCGACTGTTTTAGATACTTTGATAAGATATCGAAATTTAAACACCTAAAAACTATGTGAAggagataaaaaattaatatacttCTTACTGAtcaataattcaaagttttcagtgaGGCTTCCTGTATGTGCAAGACGAATTTCAGTCTAAATATATATAACTATACAACAGGTTATCAATTGATATGTGATCTGTTACAACGAATAATAAAAAGCCTTTAGAATTTTAACATATCGTTTTACGCTTATGCAAGTTCTTTAGAGtttgttataaaattgtttaattcaaaTGCCGGGAAACTGATCACGGTGGTCTGATGAAGGTAGCATATAACTTCCACTTCAAAATGCAGTTTGGACTCCCTGAACTTTCAAGGAACTATTTCCATGCACTAGTGAAAATATCTATTTTACTGCATACTTCTCATGGTACGTAAAGCGTTTTAGACTGAATactgattaaaaatattaatatacctcttactaatcaataattcaaagttttcaacaaGAGAAGACCTCCTGTATATGCTAATTAAATaatataaacaaatttcagtctagGTGTACATAAATTTACgacaaaaaaatgatatttagcCCTTAGAATTTTACCATTTGTTTTACACTTTGGcaagttcatttcaatttgctATAAAATTGCTTCATTCAAATACCAGGGAACTAATGAAATTTCAGTGGCTTGGTGAAAAACACTTAAAACTTCGACTTTAAAATGCAGTTTGGACTCCTCGAACTTTCAAGGAACCATTTCCATGTACTAGTGAAACAGTTTTTCTACCGCAGGCTTCTCATGGTACGTAAAGCGTTTTAGACTGACTCctgattaaaaatattaatatacTTCGGACTGATCAATAATTCAGAGTTTTCAACAAGAGTAGGCATCCTGTCTATGCTCATCAAGAAAATTGACCGAAAGcattgcgtaaacgtgatcggtcgtaacacttgcgcgcttgcgtggCTTACAAAGTAAACGAaagtgatcggaaggcgccttctcgataattttctttgaaacacaGATCAtaaactacgcacagtgtggagaagatcaaaattggCAAGTTCCtttcaatttgttataaaattatttaattcaaaTTCATGGCTAGaccacccgtgtggacagcgatcgaaagtgtaaatttcagttagttcacagacaaaaaattaatatggaaacttcagctgaaatatctTTCACACCAGCGTGATCCGAAGACACCCTTCTCCTCCgatcaaaaatcatttttgcatGTGGTGAcgcaaaaaagagaattggagaagaactaaactattttttcattacatgtgtcctaaaccctattcatgggcaaaaaataaacgaaactttttttttaattgacggGAAGTCGAAacgaccgctcttagcgagagcggcactgAAATGATACAGAAAAATTTCAGTCTAGGTATACATAGATTTACGACAGGTTTTCAATTGATATCTGATCTTTtaccaaacaaataataattagcCCTTAGAATTTTACCACATCGTTTTACACTTTGAcaagttcatttcaatttgttataaaattgcCTAATTCAAATGTCAGGGAACTGATCAAATTTCGGTGACGAGGGAAAGATAGCATATAACTTCGACTTTGAAATGCAGTTTGGACTCCTTGAACTTTTGAGGAACTATTTTCACGTACtcgtgaaataatttttctacaGCATGCTTCTCATGGCACGTGAAGCGTTTAAGACTGACTCCTGATTAAATATCGTGCATGAGCAAaatactttaaccctttaacttccatgtgcatgtgaccaagacagaatttctctttacaatatcaatgcaatgtCAAGCAGAAAacttatgagaataaagaaaaatatcaattagggggtTATagattgatccaataccaaattctccaaactaacatcacaagaactgtatggcaaacagtacgaataattactaataagattgtaggagttaaaggttaagtaATCATTTATCATTCCTCTCTTCATTTCTAGAAACAAAAGTCGTCGATGTGCGGGGTAAACCTCTCAGCCGAGGTACAGGTGAAGGAATAGCTAATGCCAAATTTAAGGCCCACAAGTTTTCCTACCTCAACGTCACTGCTATTGGCTCGGATTATGTTGGAAAGGGCAGCGAGTGTGGATTTGCCTGTGTCAACATTCCGTCGTGTTTTTCGTTTAACCTGGCTGCATTTCACGATATCCATGGCAAAGTTCTGTGTGAATTACTTCTATCGGATCTGTACAACAACTCAGACAAGCTTGTCCCAAGTCAGAAGCACCATCACTATAGCATCGCAGTAagttggaaatgaaaaaaaattcactctctTTTTGTGAAAGGAAAGGAGAGGAATTACAGACAACTGCTTATAGcggtttttttattattatttttaataatacGCCTAGACGCTAACTGGTTCAATCTGGCATCGGTATAATTTAGGCcacgagtttttcttttgaagtttattCTTAGTAGAAGGAGGACACTGTGGTTAATTGCAGAAGTAGGTAGAGAGGTTATCTGACCGGAAGacttacaaagaaattttattattAGCGGGGAAAGTTTACTTAAAGATACTGACTCtatttgtaaaaatataaaatataaaatgattgGCAACTTGTGTTGGTCGACCGAATGCCACATCTTTCTCGTTTCTTTCTCATTGTTATGCGTTTTCTCTAGTCTACATGTTTCAAACGGCCTTGTCAGAACAATGGGAAATGTATGGCACAGTACGAGAAGAACAGTCACGTGTGCATTTGCGCGAAAGGATACACAGGGGAACATTGTGAAACGGGTGAGATACAATTTAGTGTACATTTACAAGACTGCTTCAAACTTAACTGAAGGTGTAATTCTCTTAGAATGACTCAAAGCTTAGTTGTTTACCGCTTTCTTGTTGTTATCGAATATTTCCAAATTGTGCCGTTAATTCACTTCCgagttaatttcttttcatgttcagatattgacgagtgcagTGCTTCCATCTGGCCCTGTGACGTCAACGCAAACTGCCAGAACACCTATGGCTCCCACAAGTGTTCCTGTAAAAGTGGATTTTatggaaatggaaaaacatgTATACATAGCGGTAAACCCTGTTTGTTATTTGTTAGTCACACTACTTAGAGTCAGTTTATTAGTTAGGCTATAACTTATTCCTCTCCACCAGTTTTGATAACTTCATCTTTTTTAAATAAGCTTGCGCTCACTGaccaaaaacaacattttcatacCGAAAGCTTTTGGCCTCTGGTGTAAGgctttcaaagatttatttgacaAGGAACTTTCTGGCCGATTGTGGATATAAGATGGTAAAACCGAGAAAgtgcccccccctccccttttcAGGTCTTactttcaactactagttcagtagtgttctcagctgcaaggatctcttatATCCGTCTCTacaccgcagtgcaaatatatgaatttcatatataaATCAATATTCATCACTTcgatggtttatttggacccaacatattgaccagctcccagttggctttgTTAGCTctgttggtagagcgctgcaccggtatcgcagaggtcatgggttcaaatcccgtacgggcctaaatttttttcaggtcttacttTCAACTTCTAGTTCAGTAGTgctcttagctgcgaggatctcttatatcCGTAATTCCtgcatattttcaaattgcaacgtttttgaaaacgggtgaatagatatatatatatatatatatatatatatatatatgtgtgtgtgtgtgtgtgtgtgtgtgtgtttgtgtgttaTATTAAAAAGCTTTTGCGAATAAAAATGTCTGATCAGAAATCACTTAAACCTATTCAAGGATTTAATATTTCTGATGGAACACTTAAGATCACTCCATATTTTAGGAGCAGCTGCGTGAAAGGAAAGATCGGTGAGCGTAGTGTACGTGATTTACCCCTgcaaagaacacaaaaagggaaacaaacaaacaaaaacgaacgtagcaaaaatagaggaaacaTTATTGCTTAAATAAATCTATAACTGAACGAATAAATTAACCACCAAAAGAAGGGCTGAGTCGATGAATGAATAagggacagacagacagactgacttaAAAAGTGTGACGTCGTACCTTGTCACCAACAAAGAATCCTTTCCCATCATTACTGCCCTTACGAAGTTTCTCAAAGCGAGCGAGAATTCCAGGGGTTCAGCTCTCGCTTCCTCTTACAGCTTACCCTGAATCGAGGAATGAACGGGGAATAAAATGAGTGGCATACATGACGTTCCTGTGATTATTTCTCTAGTTAAAAATGAAGTATTAGCATAAAGactcattttttttcaacttagttgtAACTCTAGTatctagaaagaaaaaatactaaCAAACATTCTTGAAACACAAGAGACAGTCTGAAATCGACACTGAGTACATTGAAACATTGCATTAGCTTTTTCGACTGCATGACTAAGTTTTGGAGCGACTTTCAAataagtgtcgaaagtaataCACCACtgaattggttttgctttacgtCGCTCTACGATTGGTCCAACCGATCAGACGCAAGTTAGAGGCAAATCTCGTCTTGCTTTTTGCGTTTTCCCGCATCTTGGGACCCTAGCGTGTATTAACTCTGAGCTCTCATCGGCTTTTGAAGATTTTCTTCGCTGTTATTGGTCGTGGAgattactttagttttggtCGTACGAGACCGCGCTGAAATTCCTTATAATCATTTTATGTACACTGCGCAGCGACGAACTGAAATATTAACTGGAAAAGACGGATAACTTTATAAATACGATTAGAGACTGTTTACCTTTCTTGTTGGGTCTTTTTCACAGAAAGCTGAATCATGTTTTTCGGTTAGATCAGCAACCCCCTCCACAATCATGTCTGCTTGAGCCTTTTCCAAATTGATGGAGGGAGTAGGACCTAAGAGGATTAGTTGAAGCAaacttaaaaaggaaagaatgaacGAACGAGACAAAAAGTATGATAATGAACGAATGAAAGAGTAGCGGAAGAGAAAGTAAtatggaagaaaggaaataactAAGCAAGTGAGGGGCAGATGGTGTAGGGATGGGAGGGATGGAAGGGGCGGGAGGAAGGAAGGGAGGGAGAGAGGCATAGAGGGCAAGCGGATCGAAGGGGAAGAGTGGAAAGATAGGAAGGAAGGGAAAAcgagaggaaaaagaaagggatAGAGATAGGAGGAGGGGAGGATTGGGAAATGTGGCTGAAGAGAGGACGAAAAAGAGGGAGGATGGGAGAGAGAGGAAGGGAGaggattaaaggaaaaaagaataaaatagaGTGACAGAGAGAAGGTGAAATGATTCATAGCTGAAGGGAGGATGAGAAAGGCATTAAATACATCCATGCCCTTTGAGAACGCACACTTGGATGCATTGTTAATGACGAGTACTTTACTTCTTTACTGTTTTGTTGAGAACTTATATCTTTCATTATGGTCAGCgggaaagtttttttctttttcttattacCACCAAGAAAAGCAGAAGAAGGGTGATATCATTGCACAGTTTGTTTCAAGCTAGAAAATGAATACAGAACTATCCTCTACACTATTCCCATCATATGCCAGAAAGACGTagacataaaattaaaatgtccATGCACTATTATCAAAAAACAGATAATACGAGAATCCTTCTTCACTGCAGGCTGGACTCTTATCGCTCGATTCTCAAACAGCGATGACAAAAATTGGATGCGTGACGATGGTAGGTGGTGGTATGACCTACAAACTGCCATCGGAGCGACAAACAACTCTTCAGAGAACGACGATATGATTTCAACAGCCTTTTGGTCGGTCAGCGGCAGAGAAATAAAGATCACGCGCAGTGACGACCTCAGCCACACCCCTCTGTTACAGaccacaggtaactgtttggGTGGACAAACATTTCGATCTAAAATCACAAGTTATGGCGACTTTAGAAATGGCACAGTTTGGGCCAGTGATCAGTGTCTGGGAAATTGTATGGTTCAGTATGGCGGACAGTACAATTCAACAGACGGGTTTCAAAAGGCTCACTGCAGTGGAAACATCCAAAGCGCCAACGAGATCGGCTTCTGGTGTGACTGGGGAGGTGGTGATGGCGCGGTGATGATGATTGGTGGAGGAGGAAAAAGCTGTGCACGCGCTGATCACGGGATTGGGATCACAGAAATTAACGaggcttcttttgttttcccgGGAGGCAGTCAAGGTGAAGATGACTTTGGTTATGACGCTGGGAGCAGCAACGCTAAAGGCCAGTCTTACTCGTTGAATTTGTGGGTGC
The sequence above is a segment of the Pocillopora verrucosa isolate sample1 chromosome 5, ASM3666991v2, whole genome shotgun sequence genome. Coding sequences within it:
- the LOC136281199 gene encoding uncharacterized protein codes for the protein MRDDGRWWYDLQTAIGATNNSSENDDMISTAFWSVSGREIKITRSDDLSHTPLLQTTGNCLGGQTFRSKITSYGDFRNGTVWASDQCLGNCMVQYGGQYNSTDGFQKAHCSGNIQSANEIGFWCDWGGGDGAVMMIGGGGKSCARADHGIGITEINEASFVFPGGSQGEDDFGYDAGSSNAKGQSYSLNLWVR